A region of Corynebacterium glucuronolyticum DSM 44120 DNA encodes the following proteins:
- the eno gene encoding phosphopyruvate hydratase, translating to MTYIEDLTAREILDSRGNPTVEVDVVLADGAFGRAAVPSGASTGVHEAHELRDGGDRYQGKGVEKAVANVDDKIADAIVGIDATDQRLVDNAMIELDGSENKSNLGANAILGVSMAVARAAAQSADLPLYRYIGGPTANILPVPMMNILNGGAHADSGVDVQEFMIAPIGFDSFREALRAGAEVYHTLKSVIKEKGLSTGLGDEGGFAPSVDSTKAALDLIVEAIKKAGFEPGKDIALALDVASSEFYKDGKYHFEGGEHTAEEMAKVYEDLIANYPIVSIEDPLQEDDWEGYTTLTATIGDKVQIVGDDFFVTNPARLKEGIEKKAANALLVKVNQIGSLTETFDAVEMAHRAGYHTMMSHRSGETEDTTIADLAVALGCGQIKTGAPARSERVAKYNRLLRIEEELGSAAHYAGAEAFPRHNK from the coding sequence ATGACTTACATTGAGGATCTCACCGCTCGTGAAATTCTGGATTCCCGTGGTAACCCGACCGTCGAGGTAGATGTTGTCCTCGCCGATGGCGCCTTTGGTCGCGCTGCCGTTCCGTCCGGCGCATCCACCGGTGTTCACGAGGCTCACGAGCTTCGCGACGGTGGCGACCGCTACCAGGGCAAGGGCGTAGAGAAGGCTGTCGCTAACGTTGACGACAAGATCGCCGATGCCATCGTCGGCATCGATGCCACCGATCAGCGCCTCGTCGACAATGCCATGATCGAGCTCGACGGTTCCGAGAACAAGTCCAACCTCGGTGCCAACGCCATCCTCGGTGTGTCCATGGCCGTTGCTCGCGCTGCTGCCCAGTCTGCAGACCTGCCCCTGTACCGCTACATCGGTGGCCCGACCGCAAACATCCTGCCTGTTCCGATGATGAACATCCTTAACGGTGGCGCACACGCCGATTCTGGCGTGGACGTCCAGGAGTTCATGATCGCCCCGATCGGCTTCGACTCCTTCCGTGAGGCACTGCGCGCCGGCGCCGAGGTGTACCACACCCTCAAGTCCGTCATTAAGGAGAAGGGCCTGTCCACCGGCCTCGGCGACGAGGGGGGCTTCGCTCCCTCCGTTGACTCCACCAAGGCTGCACTTGACCTCATCGTTGAGGCCATCAAGAAGGCCGGCTTCGAGCCTGGCAAGGATATCGCCCTGGCTCTCGACGTTGCATCTTCCGAGTTCTACAAGGACGGCAAGTACCACTTCGAGGGTGGCGAGCACACTGCCGAGGAGATGGCCAAGGTCTACGAGGACCTCATCGCTAACTACCCGATAGTGTCCATCGAGGATCCGCTGCAGGAGGACGACTGGGAGGGGTACACCACCCTGACCGCCACCATCGGCGACAAGGTTCAGATCGTCGGCGACGACTTCTTCGTCACCAACCCGGCTCGCCTCAAGGAGGGCATCGAGAAGAAAGCAGCGAACGCTCTGCTCGTGAAGGTGAACCAGATCGGTTCCCTCACCGAGACTTTCGATGCCGTCGAGATGGCTCACCGCGCTGGCTACCACACCATGATGAGCCACCGTTCCGGTGAGACCGAGGACACCACCATTGCCGATCTCGCTGTGGCCCTCGGCTGTGGCCAGATCAAGACCGGTGCTCCGGCTCGTTCCGAGCGCGTCGCCAAGTACAACCGTCTTCTCCGCATTGAGGAGGAGCTGGGCTCTGCAGCGCACTACGCCGGTGCAGAGGCATTCCCGCGCCACAACAAGTAA
- a CDS encoding septum formation initiator family protein produces the protein MIIVLVAIAIPLKNYFQQRGEIARLETSIAAKEQRQKDIAAEIDKYSNDAYKDELARNRFGTTKPGELAYRINDPRMTDDNSLTSVAEDLIVEYPWYEDLWRSVTVPPDPDQLEEQEDVAQ, from the coding sequence GTGATTATCGTTCTCGTGGCTATAGCTATCCCGTTGAAGAACTACTTCCAGCAACGGGGGGAAATTGCTCGACTTGAAACATCCATCGCGGCGAAGGAACAACGCCAGAAGGATATCGCCGCCGAAATCGATAAATACTCCAATGACGCGTACAAGGATGAGCTCGCCCGTAACCGCTTTGGCACGACGAAGCCGGGGGAACTTGCGTACCGCATCAATGACCCGCGTATGACGGACGACAACTCGCTCACCAGTGTCGCAGAGGACCTCATCGTTGAGTACCCCTGGTACGAGGATCTGTGGCGCTCAGTGACGGTTCCACCTGACCCAGACCAGTTGGAGGAGCAGGAGGATGTGGCACAATAA
- a CDS encoding DUF501 domain-containing protein: MTSTPLAADLARVTEQLGREPRGVVAIAYRTPDGEPAVITTSPRLPDGTPFPTLYYLTDPRLTAEASKLEVAHVMRWMTARLGEDEELAADYRAAHKHYLDTRNAMEDLGTTFSGGGMPDRVKCLHVLIAYALAEGPKRVRLGTEAVALAAWHDESLRGTAIPEDWPTVEQLGIDPTQFDFIHAEA, from the coding sequence ATGACATCTACCCCCCTTGCAGCCGACCTAGCACGTGTAACTGAGCAGCTGGGTCGCGAGCCTCGTGGTGTGGTGGCCATCGCCTACCGCACTCCGGATGGCGAGCCCGCCGTGATCACTACGTCCCCGAGGCTTCCCGACGGCACCCCGTTTCCCACTCTGTATTACCTCACGGATCCGCGCCTGACTGCGGAGGCTAGCAAGCTGGAAGTGGCTCACGTCATGCGTTGGATGACTGCTCGGCTAGGCGAGGACGAGGAACTTGCCGCCGATTACCGGGCGGCTCACAAGCACTACTTGGACACTCGCAACGCGATGGAGGATCTGGGGACGACCTTCTCCGGCGGAGGAATGCCGGACCGCGTCAAATGTCTGCACGTTCTCATCGCCTACGCGCTCGCTGAGGGGCCGAAACGAGTGCGGCTGGGGACAGAAGCCGTCGCGCTGGCTGCGTGGCACGATGAGTCGCTACGTGGTACGGCGATCCCCGAAGATTGGCCGACGGTAGAACAACTCGGCATCGACCCGACCCAGTTCGACTTCATCCACGCGGAGGCATAA
- a CDS encoding Ppx/GppA phosphatase family protein, producing the protein MQRIAAIDCGTNSLRLLVSDVGSEDIRQVTRTMEIIRLGEGVDETGHISPAAIERARVVLEKYVDHMVRENVRAVRMVATSASRDAENRDEFFDMTERVLSKVQPGARAEVIDGTEEAKLSFIGAVKDLPPTNEPILVIDLGGGSTEFIVGKQNGEILGAYSTRMGCVRLTERFLHTQPPTPDEIAAARAYVREQLAEVEATVPVNKATSYVGCAGTFTTLSAIAQGLEEYDEQAIHMSTMRTQGLKMVTHDLLGQTGAQRAMLPVMHPGRADVIGGGSIVVEETVDFMRSRAGLDTITISEHDILDGIIAGLAQEVR; encoded by the coding sequence ATGCAGCGTATTGCAGCGATTGACTGCGGGACCAACTCTTTGCGCCTCCTCGTTTCTGATGTGGGAAGCGAGGACATTCGGCAGGTTACCCGCACGATGGAGATCATTCGTTTGGGGGAAGGGGTCGATGAGACAGGGCACATCAGCCCGGCCGCCATTGAGCGTGCCCGCGTCGTCCTGGAAAAATACGTGGACCACATGGTTCGCGAGAATGTTCGCGCCGTGCGGATGGTTGCCACGTCCGCGTCTCGTGACGCAGAAAACCGCGATGAGTTCTTCGACATGACAGAGCGGGTTCTCTCCAAAGTCCAGCCCGGCGCGCGCGCCGAGGTCATCGATGGCACCGAGGAAGCAAAGTTGAGCTTCATCGGTGCCGTGAAGGACCTGCCTCCTACCAACGAGCCGATCCTCGTCATTGACCTTGGTGGTGGTTCGACGGAGTTTATTGTCGGCAAGCAAAACGGTGAGATCCTTGGCGCTTACTCCACGCGGATGGGGTGCGTCCGTTTGACGGAGCGTTTCCTTCACACGCAGCCGCCGACACCCGACGAGATTGCTGCCGCTCGTGCCTATGTACGTGAACAGCTCGCCGAGGTAGAAGCTACCGTGCCGGTCAACAAGGCCACGTCCTACGTGGGGTGTGCGGGCACGTTTACCACGCTTTCTGCCATCGCTCAGGGACTTGAGGAATATGACGAGCAGGCGATACACATGTCCACGATGCGCACGCAGGGGCTGAAAATGGTGACCCACGATTTGCTCGGTCAGACGGGTGCGCAGCGTGCGATGCTTCCGGTCATGCACCCGGGACGTGCCGATGTCATTGGCGGTGGTTCCATTGTGGTGGAGGAGACCGTAGACTTCATGCGTAGCCGTGCGGGTTTGGACACGATCACGATCTCTGAGCATGACATTCTCGACGGGATCATCGCTGGTTTGGCGCAAGAGGTGCGGTAG
- a CDS encoding Bax inhibitor-1/YccA family protein, with amino-acid sequence MQSNNPVLTSLERSESRGGYRVGYGEPTSPMQNSPMGYQGSRPITVDDIVSKTGITLGVIVLFAAINFALVPILGTAGPTMLLTFVGAIGGLVTVLISTFGKKYGSAAVTLAYAVFEGLFLGGFSGMVAGFDLVGNGTDAGVLIGQAILGTFGVFAGMLYVYKSGAVKVTPKMRRIVTAMLFGVLALVLGNLIGSIFFGFNPLRDGGMIAIIFSLAVIALGAFTLLMDFDSADQMVRAGAPAEYAWGIALGLAVSIVWLYTEILRFLSYFNRS; translated from the coding sequence GTGCAAAGTAACAACCCAGTTCTTACTTCCCTTGAACGCAGCGAGTCTAGGGGAGGCTACCGAGTCGGCTACGGCGAGCCAACCTCCCCGATGCAGAACTCACCCATGGGATACCAGGGAAGTCGCCCAATCACGGTTGACGATATCGTCTCGAAGACTGGTATCACCCTTGGTGTTATCGTCCTGTTCGCCGCTATCAACTTCGCGCTCGTGCCGATCCTCGGCACGGCAGGGCCGACGATGCTCCTCACATTCGTGGGTGCCATCGGTGGCCTTGTCACTGTGCTCATCTCCACGTTCGGAAAAAAGTACGGCTCTGCGGCAGTGACCCTCGCATACGCAGTTTTTGAAGGGCTGTTCCTTGGTGGCTTCTCCGGCATGGTCGCGGGCTTTGATCTCGTCGGGAATGGGACAGATGCAGGCGTTCTCATCGGGCAGGCAATCCTTGGTACCTTCGGTGTCTTCGCGGGCATGCTGTACGTGTACAAGTCCGGTGCTGTGAAAGTGACCCCCAAGATGCGGCGCATTGTCACCGCGATGCTCTTCGGTGTCCTCGCACTTGTTCTGGGTAACCTGATTGGATCCATTTTCTTCGGGTTCAACCCACTGCGCGACGGTGGCATGATCGCCATTATCTTCTCCCTGGCTGTCATTGCACTTGGTGCGTTCACTCTGCTCATGGACTTTGATTCCGCTGACCAGATGGTTCGTGCGGGTGCCCCGGCAGAGTACGCCTGGGGAATCGCCCTCGGTTTGGCCGTATCCATCGTGTGGCTGTACACCGAGATCCTGCGCTTCCTCAGCTACTTCAACAGGAGCTAG
- the greA gene encoding transcription elongation factor GreA, which yields MAEVQKTYITPESKAALERELKALIDNRPAIAAEINERREEGDLKENAGYDAARDQQAQEESRIREIEEMLKNSTTERTALKEGEAQVGSVVHVYYNDDENDKETFLIGTRATASDNPDLETYSELSPLGAAVLGATEGETRQYTAPNGVTVSVTLVSAEPYDSAKAAALRAQRKQDDEK from the coding sequence ATGGCTGAGGTACAAAAGACCTACATCACCCCGGAATCTAAGGCTGCTCTGGAGCGTGAGCTCAAGGCCCTCATCGATAACCGTCCGGCCATCGCCGCGGAGATCAACGAGCGCCGCGAGGAAGGCGACCTCAAGGAGAACGCCGGTTACGATGCTGCTCGTGATCAGCAGGCGCAGGAGGAATCCCGCATCCGCGAGATCGAGGAGATGCTGAAGAACTCCACCACCGAGCGCACCGCTCTCAAGGAGGGTGAAGCCCAGGTCGGCTCCGTCGTCCACGTCTACTACAACGATGACGAAAACGACAAGGAGACCTTCCTCATCGGTACCCGCGCTACCGCGTCGGATAACCCGGATCTGGAGACCTACTCTGAGCTGTCTCCGCTGGGTGCCGCTGTTCTCGGCGCTACGGAGGGAGAAACCCGCCAGTACACCGCGCCCAACGGTGTGACTGTCTCTGTCACCCTCGTTTCCGCTGAGCCTTACGATTCTGCAAAGGCTGCTGCTCTCCGCGCACAGCGCAAGCAAGACGACGAAAAGTAA
- a CDS encoding DUF4307 domain-containing protein has translation MTTQSRLDSRYNRQRTDNNLAGKIIVIGAILFLIAGAYVVWQYSQYQERDKVNAEKVEYTRLQDNTLRLTFDTIRDNPDLDSYCIVLSSDYNHAELGRREVLIPAGGDKKTRHTVDIPSRGVPVMGGIYGCSTTLPSYLTEEPEELSTVPVDESAHEQ, from the coding sequence ATGACTACGCAAAGCCGGCTGGATTCTCGCTACAACCGTCAGCGCACTGACAACAACCTGGCGGGAAAAATCATCGTTATAGGCGCGATTTTGTTTCTTATCGCCGGCGCATACGTGGTGTGGCAGTACAGCCAATACCAAGAACGCGACAAGGTCAACGCGGAAAAGGTCGAGTACACGAGGCTGCAGGACAACACATTGCGGCTCACGTTCGATACGATCCGCGACAATCCAGATTTGGATTCCTACTGCATCGTGTTGTCCTCGGACTACAACCACGCAGAGTTAGGGCGCCGAGAAGTGCTCATTCCTGCGGGCGGGGACAAGAAGACGCGACACACCGTGGATATCCCGAGCCGGGGCGTGCCCGTTATGGGCGGGATTTACGGCTGTTCAACGACGCTTCCGTCTTACCTCACAGAGGAACCAGAGGAGCTCTCCACTGTGCCGGTGGACGAATCGGCACACGAGCAGTAA
- the mca gene encoding mycothiol conjugate amidase Mca: MKRYSIVAVHAHPDDEASKGAATMAKYAAEGHHTCIVTCTGGERGDILNPHFDAAAVSDGMLAVRKQEMVGSIKALGADHVWLGYVDSGLPEGDPLPPLPEGCFALQDPEDAADKLIAVLREKKADVIVTYDENGGYPHPDHIMVHTITMIAWERMGDPGYKPELGEAYEPKKLYYTHGFIRQRVEKFHEEFLAQGKPSPLADYVERMRSRNFDLMRRVTTQVPCADYFENRDQALLSHATQIDPEGTFFAVPLEMQKRLWPTEEFELAQTRVKTDLPEDDLLAGLS; the protein is encoded by the coding sequence ATGAAGCGCTATTCAATAGTCGCCGTTCATGCTCACCCGGATGACGAGGCGAGTAAGGGTGCTGCCACAATGGCGAAATACGCCGCCGAAGGCCATCACACGTGCATCGTTACCTGCACGGGTGGCGAACGCGGGGATATTCTCAACCCCCATTTCGACGCAGCTGCTGTTTCCGACGGAATGCTCGCAGTGAGAAAGCAAGAAATGGTCGGCTCTATCAAGGCACTCGGTGCCGATCACGTGTGGCTCGGCTACGTCGATTCCGGATTGCCTGAGGGTGATCCACTCCCACCGCTTCCCGAGGGCTGCTTTGCCCTGCAAGATCCAGAGGACGCTGCGGATAAGCTCATCGCAGTATTGCGCGAAAAGAAGGCAGACGTCATCGTCACCTATGACGAGAATGGTGGGTACCCACATCCGGATCACATTATGGTGCACACCATTACGATGATCGCTTGGGAAAGGATGGGTGACCCGGGATACAAGCCGGAACTCGGGGAGGCCTACGAGCCCAAGAAGCTGTACTACACGCACGGTTTCATCCGGCAACGCGTCGAGAAATTCCACGAGGAGTTCCTCGCTCAGGGAAAACCGAGCCCGTTAGCCGACTACGTGGAGAGGATGCGTAGCAGGAACTTCGATCTGATGCGACGCGTCACTACGCAGGTTCCTTGTGCGGATTACTTCGAGAACCGGGATCAAGCTCTGCTCTCCCACGCCACGCAGATCGACCCGGAGGGCACCTTTTTTGCGGTGCCCTTGGAGATGCAAAAGCGCTTGTGGCCGACGGAGGAATTTGAACTTGCGCAGACGCGAGTGAAGACCGACCTGCCGGAGGACGATCTTCTGGCAGGGTTGTCCTAA
- a CDS encoding isoprenyl transferase, whose translation MNLLPTLLYPLYENHLRRVIKDRPQPRHVAVMCDGNRRWAREAGFADVSHGHRVGAKKIGELIRWCEDTKVEIVTVYLLSTENLKRSSEEVGLLFDIIADVVDELSATDLNCRIRLVGHMDLLPEKISTRMARGAAKTADHTGVVVNIAVGYGGRQEIVDAVQALVNEEAEKGTPADKIADAVTIESLSRHLYTRDQPDPDLVIRTSGEQRLSGFLLWQAAYSEIWFTDTYWPAFRRIDFLRALRDFSSRSRRFGK comes from the coding sequence GTGAACTTGCTCCCGACATTGCTGTACCCGCTGTATGAGAACCATTTGAGGCGTGTCATCAAAGACAGGCCTCAACCCCGGCACGTCGCAGTCATGTGCGACGGCAACCGGCGGTGGGCGCGAGAGGCTGGATTTGCCGATGTCTCGCATGGCCACCGTGTGGGGGCGAAGAAGATCGGGGAGCTCATCCGCTGGTGCGAAGACACCAAGGTGGAAATCGTCACCGTCTACCTTCTCAGCACAGAGAACCTCAAGCGCAGTTCCGAAGAAGTAGGGCTGCTCTTCGATATCATCGCAGATGTCGTGGACGAGCTTTCCGCAACCGACCTGAATTGCCGCATTCGGCTTGTGGGACATATGGATCTTTTGCCCGAGAAGATCTCGACGAGAATGGCACGTGGAGCAGCTAAAACGGCAGATCACACGGGAGTGGTCGTAAACATCGCTGTGGGATACGGTGGCCGACAAGAAATCGTTGACGCGGTTCAGGCGCTCGTCAACGAGGAAGCAGAAAAAGGTACTCCCGCTGACAAAATAGCCGATGCGGTGACGATTGAATCGCTATCCCGACACCTGTACACCCGGGATCAACCGGACCCCGACCTCGTGATTCGGACCTCTGGTGAGCAGCGTCTGTCTGGATTTCTTTTATGGCAGGCTGCCTATTCTGAAATTTGGTTTACGGACACGTACTGGCCTGCCTTCCGTCGCATTGATTTTCTTCGCGCGTTGCGTGACTTCTCTTCGCGTAGTCGCCGATTTGGAAAGTAG
- a CDS encoding flavodoxin domain-containing protein, with the protein MQRTIVQEKPAVYFSSVYGSTRVYAEALATALGRRIVDITDGVPAGEVWNEEAAPLIFVGPVYGVKLLGSEYAAQAARKVDTTSAGQDVAFVTVGLTDPEKAAAKDSSAKFFGEEKDRIRRFYVPGRLHYPDLRLVHRTAIKGMLLYYSTKPGTSAFEKELVASGGVGFDKVDTEKIRPVVRWAQAR; encoded by the coding sequence ATGCAAAGGACCATCGTGCAGGAAAAACCGGCTGTGTACTTTTCTTCCGTCTACGGCTCCACCCGAGTGTATGCTGAGGCGCTCGCGACAGCTTTGGGGCGGCGAATCGTCGATATCACAGATGGTGTTCCTGCAGGCGAGGTGTGGAATGAAGAAGCAGCCCCGCTTATTTTTGTGGGACCTGTGTACGGAGTGAAGCTCCTCGGTTCCGAGTATGCTGCGCAGGCGGCGCGGAAAGTGGATACCACCTCCGCCGGTCAAGACGTCGCTTTTGTCACCGTTGGGTTGACGGATCCGGAGAAGGCGGCGGCGAAAGATAGCTCAGCAAAGTTTTTCGGGGAGGAGAAGGATCGCATCCGCCGGTTCTACGTGCCTGGACGGCTTCACTACCCAGATCTTCGCCTTGTTCACCGCACAGCCATCAAGGGAATGCTGCTGTACTACTCCACCAAGCCGGGCACCTCCGCTTTTGAAAAAGAGCTAGTCGCTTCAGGCGGGGTGGGGTTCGACAAGGTGGACACGGAGAAAATCCGGCCGGTTGTGCGGTGGGCACAGGCGCGTTAG
- the coaA gene encoding type I pantothenate kinase has translation MAKRSPDPSPYIDFGRDEWRELRRNTPQVLTAEEVEKLRGIGDMIDLEEVADVYLPLSRLIYMQAKARQKLTDATADFLGTPTFRVPFIIGIGGSVAVGKSTTARVLHVLLQRWTSTPRVDLVTTDGFLYPSAELERRGMMNRKGFPDSYDQRALLRFVTDVKSGKEDVMAPVYSHLKYDRLPDVYTHVKKPDILILEGLNVLQTGPTLMVSDLFDFSVFVDAAAEDIERWYINRFLALRSTVFSEPDAHFAHYSRLSEERARAEAREIWQSINLPNLVENILPTRVRASLVLRKGPDHRVQRVRMRKH, from the coding sequence ATGGCGAAACGATCCCCGGACCCCAGCCCCTATATAGACTTTGGGCGCGATGAATGGCGCGAACTGCGGCGAAACACCCCCCAGGTGCTCACAGCTGAGGAAGTTGAGAAGCTCCGTGGCATTGGAGACATGATCGACCTGGAAGAGGTGGCAGATGTCTACCTACCTCTTTCTCGCCTGATTTACATGCAGGCGAAGGCGCGGCAAAAGTTGACAGACGCTACCGCCGACTTCCTGGGTACCCCTACGTTCCGTGTACCGTTCATCATCGGCATCGGTGGATCCGTGGCTGTGGGAAAGTCCACCACCGCGCGCGTCCTCCATGTCCTCCTCCAACGATGGACGTCCACCCCGCGGGTTGACCTCGTCACTACCGACGGTTTCCTTTATCCGAGTGCCGAGCTGGAGCGTCGGGGAATGATGAACCGCAAAGGCTTTCCGGATTCCTACGACCAGAGAGCTCTCCTCCGCTTCGTCACCGACGTAAAATCAGGCAAAGAAGATGTCATGGCACCGGTGTACTCCCACCTCAAATACGACAGGCTTCCGGATGTCTATACCCATGTGAAGAAGCCGGATATTCTCATCCTCGAGGGGCTAAATGTGCTCCAAACTGGCCCTACGCTCATGGTTAGTGACCTGTTCGACTTCTCCGTTTTCGTCGACGCCGCAGCGGAGGATATCGAGCGGTGGTACATTAATCGCTTTCTCGCTCTCCGCTCAACGGTGTTCTCCGAGCCTGATGCCCACTTTGCACATTATTCCCGGCTTTCCGAAGAGCGGGCGCGCGCAGAGGCGCGGGAGATTTGGCAATCAATCAACCTCCCGAACCTTGTTGAAAATATTCTCCCCACTCGTGTCCGCGCCTCTCTTGTGCTTCGCAAAGGACCAGATCACCGCGTTCAACGCGTTCGCATGCGCAAGCACTAA
- the glyA gene encoding serine hydroxymethyltransferase — MTAPNSHDVRYRELKELDPKVHEAIMDELGRQRDMLEMIASENFVPRAVLQAQGSILTNKYAEGYPGRRYYGGCENVDVIEDLARSRARELFGAEFANVQPHSGAQANAAVLMSLANLGDKIMGLKLDHGGHLTHGMKLNFSGKNYEVVAYGVDEKTHRLDMDQVREMALKERPAVIIAGWSAYPRHLDFKAFRDIADEVGAKLWVDMAHFAGLVAAGLHPSPVPYADVVSTTVHKTLAGPRSGMILAKQDWAKKINSSVFPGQQGGPLMHVIAAKAVALGIAGTDEFKDRQQRTLDGAQILAERLSGEDCKKAGIELLTGGTDVHLVMVDLRNSKMDGQQGEDLLHEVGITINRNTVPFDPRPPAVSSGLRIGTPALATRGFDEAGFREVADIIATALAAGESADIEGLRARTKKLADSYPLYEGYENWTIC; from the coding sequence ATGACAGCCCCGAATTCCCACGACGTACGCTATCGGGAGCTCAAGGAGCTCGACCCGAAGGTTCATGAGGCAATTATGGATGAGCTTGGTCGCCAGCGCGACATGCTCGAAATGATCGCTTCGGAGAACTTCGTCCCGCGTGCCGTCCTCCAGGCTCAAGGCTCCATTCTCACCAACAAGTACGCGGAGGGCTATCCCGGCCGTCGCTACTACGGTGGCTGTGAGAATGTCGATGTGATTGAGGATCTTGCTCGCAGCCGCGCGCGCGAGCTCTTCGGCGCTGAGTTCGCTAACGTCCAGCCCCACTCGGGTGCGCAGGCCAACGCAGCCGTGCTGATGTCGCTGGCGAACCTCGGTGACAAGATCATGGGTCTGAAGCTTGATCACGGCGGTCACCTCACCCACGGAATGAAGCTCAACTTCTCTGGCAAGAACTACGAGGTTGTAGCCTACGGGGTGGATGAGAAGACACATCGCCTTGATATGGATCAGGTGCGGGAGATGGCTCTGAAGGAGCGCCCGGCTGTGATCATCGCTGGTTGGTCGGCCTACCCGCGTCACCTCGATTTTAAGGCTTTCCGCGACATCGCTGACGAAGTGGGCGCAAAGCTGTGGGTGGATATGGCTCACTTCGCCGGTTTGGTTGCTGCCGGCTTGCATCCGAGCCCCGTGCCGTACGCGGATGTCGTATCCACAACCGTTCATAAGACTTTGGCCGGACCACGATCCGGCATGATCCTTGCCAAGCAGGATTGGGCAAAGAAGATCAACTCCTCCGTCTTCCCGGGGCAGCAGGGCGGACCGCTCATGCATGTCATTGCGGCAAAGGCCGTCGCTCTGGGAATCGCTGGAACTGATGAGTTCAAGGATCGCCAGCAGCGCACTCTTGACGGTGCACAGATCCTCGCCGAGCGCCTCAGTGGTGAGGACTGCAAGAAGGCTGGAATTGAGCTGCTGACGGGAGGAACAGATGTTCACCTCGTCATGGTTGACCTCCGCAACTCGAAGATGGACGGCCAGCAGGGCGAGGACCTTCTCCACGAGGTAGGCATCACGATTAACCGCAATACCGTGCCCTTCGATCCGCGTCCGCCGGCGGTTTCTTCTGGTCTCCGTATTGGTACCCCGGCTCTAGCAACCCGTGGCTTTGACGAGGCGGGCTTCCGCGAGGTCGCCGATATCATCGCCACGGCTCTTGCAGCGGGCGAGTCCGCCGATATCGAGGGACTGCGTGCGCGTACGAAGAAGCTCGCTGATTCCTACCCGCTGTACGAAGGCTACGAGAACTGGACCATTTGCTAG
- a CDS encoding DUF5997 family protein yields MSESDSSVRREPSAQAMKPQTAANKLGLYLPATPEEFQASALTHDEFVALQTNPPEWLQTLRREGPHPRKVVAQKLGISNTALKNSEISAPLTTAQIKELLADQPEWLAKARKDMAQKRAEHSPKNEEEK; encoded by the coding sequence GTGAGTGAAAGCGATAGCAGCGTGCGCCGTGAACCGTCCGCGCAAGCGATGAAACCCCAAACCGCAGCCAACAAGCTCGGCCTTTACCTGCCGGCAACGCCCGAGGAGTTCCAGGCTTCGGCGCTGACACACGATGAGTTTGTGGCGCTACAAACCAATCCGCCCGAGTGGCTACAAACCCTCCGCCGTGAGGGACCGCACCCGCGAAAGGTGGTGGCACAGAAACTCGGTATTTCGAATACCGCTCTGAAGAACAGCGAGATCTCCGCGCCATTGACTACTGCACAGATCAAGGAGCTCCTCGCTGACCAGCCCGAGTGGCTTGCCAAGGCACGCAAGGATATGGCACAAAAGCGTGCAGAGCATTCCCCGAAGAATGAGGAGGAAAAGTGA